GAAGGTTCCTCTCTAATGTCACGTCTGGTCTCTGAAGGTTCCTCTCTAATGTCACGTCTGGTCTCTGAAGGTTCCTCTCTAATGTCACGTCTGGTCTCTGAAGGTTCCTCTCTAATGTCACGTCTGGTCTCTGAAGGTTCCTCTCTAATGTCACGTCTGGTCTCTGAAGGTTCCTCTCTAATGTCACGTCTGGTCTCTGAAGGTTCCTCTCTAATGTCACGTCTGGTCTCTGAAGGTTCCTCTCTAATGTCACGTCTGGTCTCTGAAGGTTCCTCTCTAATGTCACGTCTGGTTTCTGAAGGTTCCTCTCATGTCGGTTCCTCTCTGTCACGTCTGTTCTCTGAAGGTTCCTCAGTTTACAGACTGAAGATGTTGAGGAGGAAACCGACTCGACTGGAGCTGAAGATCGACGACACAGAGGAGTTCGAGAGCGTCAAGAAGGAGCTCGAGGTACAGACTACTTTTCTATATCCCCGTCAGTATCTGTCGAGTCGATATCTATTAATACTCCGATACCTACCCGTCCGTACTGTCGATCATGTAACGTTGTTCCCGTCCCTGATGGCCAATAAATGGTTCGGGCTCTGCAGCGTGTGATCAAACCGCTCagaagcatcagtgatatcggtgaggtgcctgcagagcccaaaggacagaacccacccagccacagcccgTTCGCCCTGCTGCCTtatgagaggagagaggggagtttttccccccaagccatcagactcttaaactctgactcatcctcagctccactgatgagTTTCTGTTTCCATGTTTAGAAGTGCTTCtggtagcagaagggagttttcactctataacttatgtgacaataaacctacctggTGTCAGTCACATGATGACATCACCATGTAAGGAGATTAATCAGCAGATGGACAAAGTGACTGTATCatcaacaggaaacaaacatttatttttttttttttttccccaggccAGGAAGCGTCAGcgagaggaggcggagtcaggAGGCAGAGAGGCCGGGGCTTCCGTCATCAGTGTTGACATCATCGGGGGCGGGGCCTCCGCCTCAGCCTCTTCCTCGTCAGCGTCGAGGACGGAGCTCATTAACGAGCGAATCGGCTACAAGCCCCACCCCAAGCCGGCCACGCTGCCGACCTTATTTGGGAGTTTACAGTtttgataaaacacaataaaatgtttacGTGAATTTAAAGTGACACCGTGATTCTTTGTGACGGCGCAGACGCCATTTTGTCCAGGAACACCTGAGAAACTGACTTACTGCGCGACACACACTTCCTGTCCGTCCTGAGTGTGTGGGGCTGATCTGATATTTATATGAAAAAGAATGATGTCATCATGCCGTATTTGATCatatgatttgtttattttcataataaatgctacaataatgtttttataaagtTTCAACAGATATAAAAGACGATTAGTGTTAAAAAgtcagaaaacatctttgtttatttacagtaacaGTAGGCGGCGCTCTGACATCACTAACACTTAGG
Above is a genomic segment from Micropterus dolomieu isolate WLL.071019.BEF.003 ecotype Adirondacks unplaced genomic scaffold, ASM2129224v1 contig_14151, whole genome shotgun sequence containing:
- the cdc26 gene encoding anaphase-promoting complex subunit CDC26 codes for the protein MLRRKPTRLELKIDDTEEFESVKKELEARKRQREEAESGGREAGASVISVDIIGGGASASASSSSASRTELINERIGYKPHPKPATLPTLFGSLQF